A single genomic interval of Syntrophales bacterium harbors:
- a CDS encoding amidase, with product MDRPLSALSLIDAVKGIAEKRFTSEEYTRALLARISLDDEEIRAWAWFEPEAALRAARLSDRRLKEGEAPGPLQGIPVGVKDIYATAGVPTEMGSPAFAGNIPEKSARVVERLQEQGAFVMGKTVTAECAFYAPGKTRNPWNILHTPGGSSSGSAAAVAAGFVPAAIGTQTNGSVIRPAAFCGIVGFKPTQGVIPVEGALTFSHTLDQPGVFTRSVADAAWFAASLSAENAHISPAIVKRGASPFLAAIKTPVWEQADEHARQNFQNTIARLRTGGARVEECELPESFELAQGTIQTLMAAEAAFNMEELALSHAPLLSATLRDIIAKGSKIGVVAYQQALSQRLRLRDELRLFLARFDAIITPPATGEAPATLAQTGNPAFCSIWSLCGVPAVTIPTGLGPRGLPLGLQIVGAAGNDDLVLSTALWCEERLPFPVWTPFHARG from the coding sequence ATGGATAGGCCGCTTTCTGCCTTAAGCCTGATTGACGCGGTTAAGGGAATTGCGGAAAAGCGTTTCACCTCCGAAGAATACACGCGGGCGCTGCTTGCGAGGATTAGCCTGGATGATGAAGAAATCCGCGCCTGGGCATGGTTTGAGCCAGAGGCGGCCCTGCGGGCCGCCCGCCTTTCCGATCGCCGCCTCAAGGAGGGGGAGGCGCCCGGCCCGCTGCAGGGGATACCCGTCGGGGTGAAGGATATCTACGCCACCGCCGGCGTGCCGACGGAAATGGGTTCTCCGGCATTTGCCGGCAATATTCCTGAAAAATCGGCCCGTGTGGTAGAACGACTCCAGGAGCAGGGCGCCTTTGTAATGGGAAAGACCGTTACCGCGGAATGCGCCTTTTATGCGCCCGGCAAGACTCGCAACCCCTGGAACATACTCCATACGCCGGGCGGCTCTTCCAGCGGCTCGGCAGCGGCGGTTGCAGCCGGTTTTGTCCCCGCCGCCATAGGAACGCAGACCAACGGCTCCGTCATCCGCCCCGCCGCTTTTTGCGGGATAGTGGGGTTCAAGCCGACCCAGGGGGTTATCCCGGTAGAGGGGGCTCTGACATTCAGCCACACGCTGGATCAGCCGGGCGTCTTTACCCGCAGCGTCGCAGATGCCGCCTGGTTTGCGGCTTCACTGTCCGCCGAAAATGCGCACATCTCCCCCGCCATCGTCAAACGCGGCGCCTCACCGTTTTTGGCGGCCATAAAAACCCCAGTCTGGGAACAGGCCGATGAACACGCCCGGCAAAATTTCCAAAACACAATCGCAAGATTGCGGACAGGCGGCGCCCGCGTTGAAGAGTGTGAACTGCCGGAGAGCTTCGAGCTTGCGCAAGGAACGATCCAGACGCTCATGGCGGCCGAAGCGGCCTTTAACATGGAGGAACTTGCGCTCAGCCATGCCCCGCTTTTGAGCGCAACCCTGCGGGACATCATTGCCAAAGGATCAAAGATCGGAGTGGTTGCCTATCAGCAGGCCCTTTCCCAACGCCTTCGCCTCCGGGACGAACTGAGGCTTTTTCTTGCCCGGTTCGACGCCATCATCACCCCGCCCGCAACAGGCGAGGCGCCGGCCACCCTTGCCCAGACGGGCAACCCTGCCTTCTGCTCCATCTGGAGCCTCTGCGGCGTTCCGGCCGTCACCATCCCGACGGGCTTGGGCCCCCGGGGCCTGCCCCTGGGTTTGCAGATTGTCGGCGCCGCAGGGAATGACGATCTTGTCTTGTCCACGGCCCTTTGGTGCGAAGAGCGGCTGCCCTTTCCCGTCTGGACCCCGTTCCACGCAAGAGGTTAA
- a CDS encoding D-glycerate dehydrogenase, whose amino-acid sequence MKKKILITREVFAEALNFLAAHFEIEANQEDSVLTAEELAKRLADKDGAMIALTERIDGELLERCPHLKAVCNIAVGYNNIDLAACSAHGVMATNTPGVLDDTTADFTWTLILAAARRLTEAERYLRDGKWEKWELKQLLGLDIHQATLGIIGMGRIGQAVARRALGFDMEVLYHNQNRVSPELESACRARYVPKEELLSRADIVTLHVPYNQQTHHLIGAQELSRMKKSAILINAARGGVVDDKALIAALRSGAIAGAGLDVFEGEPALNPGFRELTNVVLSPHIASSSEKTRLRMAMKAAENLVAALTAGNPPDLLNPEVKHG is encoded by the coding sequence ATGAAAAAAAAGATATTGATCACGCGGGAGGTATTTGCTGAGGCGCTGAATTTTCTGGCGGCTCATTTCGAGATTGAGGCCAATCAGGAAGACAGCGTGCTTACCGCCGAGGAATTGGCGAAGAGGCTTGCCGACAAGGACGGGGCCATGATCGCCCTGACCGAGCGGATCGACGGGGAGCTGCTGGAGCGCTGCCCCCACCTGAAGGCGGTATGCAATATCGCCGTCGGCTACAACAATATAGATCTTGCCGCCTGCAGCGCCCATGGCGTCATGGCCACTAACACCCCCGGCGTTCTGGACGATACAACCGCCGATTTCACCTGGACGCTGATCCTCGCCGCGGCCCGCCGGCTGACCGAAGCGGAGCGGTACCTCCGGGACGGTAAATGGGAAAAGTGGGAACTGAAGCAGTTGCTGGGTCTTGACATCCATCAGGCAACGCTGGGAATCATCGGCATGGGAAGAATCGGGCAGGCCGTGGCGCGCCGGGCGCTCGGATTCGACATGGAGGTGCTTTACCACAATCAAAACCGCGTTTCGCCGGAGCTCGAATCAGCCTGCCGGGCGCGCTATGTGCCAAAAGAGGAACTCCTGAGCCGTGCGGACATCGTTACCCTCCATGTGCCTTACAACCAGCAGACCCATCATCTGATCGGCGCGCAGGAGCTGTCGCGGATGAAAAAATCCGCTATTCTCATCAATGCTGCCCGGGGGGGGGTGGTTGATGACAAAGCCCTCATCGCGGCGCTGCGCTCGGGTGCAATCGCGGGCGCCGGGCTGGATGTCTTTGAGGGGGAACCGGCGCTGAATCCGGGATTCCGGGAGCTGACCAATGTGGTGCTTTCGCCCCATATCGCCAGTTCTTCTGAAAAGACCCGCCTGAGAATGGCGATGAAGGCTGCGGAAAATCTCGTCGCCGCCCTGACTGCCGGCAATCCCCCGGACCTGCTTAATCCGGAGGTCAAGCATGGATAG
- a CDS encoding zinc-ribbon domain-containing protein, with protein sequence MIIQCPKCETQYRFDDSLLAGDGAWVRCSRCQNVFFQLQPANHRLGESDEIASVRISDAKRAPDDRFPPGNGTMGNADEKITQAAPLAEQPLAESEPVIDVKSDPLSGLPDHDIKPEDLSLLGQVNETEEELREKVAKPQQRPKKRRRWGRIILALIALLLFIAIVAGAVVLFVSPEIRSEALKEAAPYLQGIPVLENLVPVEKTDTKAPFEALLVKDLRQRTVTNIITGSLHVIEGIVVNQAAYPVSGIKVRLVVADPYDVVLGQKIVYCGNTLTDEELGAMTEAEIQRELSIPQGSDFSGERVLPNGEIPFMIVFMQEQTGALKTSVTIAGAERAL encoded by the coding sequence ATGATTATACAGTGCCCGAAGTGTGAAACCCAGTACAGATTTGATGATTCTTTGCTTGCGGGCGACGGCGCCTGGGTGCGCTGCAGCCGCTGCCAGAATGTTTTTTTCCAGCTGCAACCGGCCAACCACCGCTTGGGGGAGTCGGACGAGATCGCTTCGGTCAGAATCAGCGATGCCAAGCGGGCGCCCGATGATCGTTTTCCTCCGGGCAACGGAACCATGGGAAATGCAGATGAGAAAATCACGCAGGCAGCCCCGCTTGCCGAGCAGCCTTTAGCGGAAAGTGAGCCGGTGATCGATGTTAAAAGCGACCCCTTATCGGGCCTCCCTGATCACGATATAAAACCTGAGGATTTGTCACTCCTTGGTCAGGTGAATGAAACAGAGGAGGAGCTCCGGGAGAAGGTTGCCAAGCCGCAGCAACGACCCAAAAAGCGGCGACGCTGGGGAAGAATTATCCTTGCGCTGATTGCGCTCCTTTTATTCATCGCGATTGTCGCAGGCGCCGTTGTTTTGTTCGTTTCTCCTGAGATCAGAAGTGAAGCGCTGAAGGAGGCTGCTCCCTATCTCCAGGGTATTCCCGTTTTGGAAAACCTTGTTCCGGTGGAGAAGACGGACACAAAGGCGCCGTTTGAAGCCTTGCTGGTAAAGGATTTGCGCCAGCGCACCGTCACGAACATCATCACGGGCAGTCTCCATGTTATTGAGGGGATTGTCGTGAATCAGGCCGCCTATCCGGTTTCCGGAATAAAAGTGCGCCTGGTCGTTGCCGACCCCTATGATGTTGTCCTCGGGCAAAAGATAGTCTATTGCGGCAATACTCTGACGGACGAGGAACTGGGGGCAATGACGGAGGCGGAGATTCAGCGGGAGCTGTCTATTCCCCAGGGAAGCGACTTCTCCGGCGAGCGGGTTTTGCCGAACGGTGAAATCCCCTTCATGATTGTCTTCATGCAGGAGCAAACCGGGGCGCTCAAGACGTCCGTTACCATCGCGGGCGCAGAGCGAGCCTTATGA
- the hpt gene encoding hypoxanthine phosphoribosyltransferase, with protein sequence MKESATEVLLPKEEIMGRVTELAAGITRDYQGKDLLVVGVLKGAFIFMADLIRMIQIPSAVDFVRIASYGRNQVSSGRIVLGKDVETSVTGRDLLIVEDILDTGFTLSSLVDIMKQRQPASLKVCVLLDKPSRRRLPFTADYVGFSIPDEFVVGYGLDCDEKYRYFPEVRVLRGN encoded by the coding sequence GTGAAAGAATCGGCGACCGAGGTGCTCTTGCCGAAAGAGGAAATTATGGGCCGGGTAACAGAATTGGCGGCCGGCATAACCCGAGATTATCAGGGGAAGGATCTGCTTGTGGTTGGTGTTCTCAAAGGCGCCTTCATTTTTATGGCTGATCTGATCCGCATGATCCAGATTCCCAGTGCCGTTGATTTTGTCCGGATTGCGAGTTACGGAAGAAATCAGGTAAGTTCGGGGCGGATCGTGCTGGGCAAGGATGTCGAGACGTCGGTTACGGGACGCGATCTGCTGATCGTGGAGGACATATTGGATACGGGCTTCACCCTTTCTTCCCTTGTTGATATTATGAAGCAACGGCAGCCGGCGTCGCTGAAGGTCTGCGTCCTGCTCGACAAGCCGTCCCGGAGACGCTTGCCCTTTACGGCCGATTACGTCGGCTTTTCCATTCCTGATGAGTTTGTTGTCGGGTACGGGCTTGATTGTGACGAAAAATATCGTTATTTTCCTGAAGTACGCGTATTAAGGGGAAATTAA